From one Luteipulveratus mongoliensis genomic stretch:
- a CDS encoding substrate-binding domain-containing protein, which produces MSRRTRRTTAVVMVALLAGGLAACSSTGGRKAVEDAERARNAGKATTPTMTVALVTHSGPGDTFWDIVRKGAQDAAAKDNIKLQYTADPDGPKQANLVQQAIDKKVDGIALTLAKPDAMKAVVGKAHAANIPVVALNGGLDSWKAMGVTAYFGQDEKIAGQQAGERMLKEGAKHPICVIHEQGNVGLEDRCAGVKQKIPATQLLYVNGKAPASMQTAITSKLQQDKAVDYVLTLGGPIALIAVQSKASAASKAKVVTFDTSDQLIAAIKTGTVQWAVDQQPYLQGYLAIDQLWLFKTNGNTVGGGQAVLTGPAFIDKTNVASVEKFAASGRR; this is translated from the coding sequence ATGAGCAGGCGTACTCGAAGAACCACAGCGGTGGTCATGGTGGCTCTGCTGGCCGGCGGCCTTGCAGCGTGCAGCTCGACCGGTGGCCGCAAAGCCGTGGAGGACGCCGAGCGCGCTCGCAACGCGGGCAAGGCGACCACACCCACGATGACGGTGGCGCTCGTGACCCACTCGGGCCCGGGAGACACGTTCTGGGACATCGTGCGTAAGGGCGCTCAGGATGCCGCAGCCAAGGACAACATCAAGCTGCAGTACACCGCGGACCCGGACGGTCCGAAGCAGGCCAACCTCGTGCAGCAGGCCATCGACAAGAAGGTCGACGGCATCGCGCTGACGCTCGCTAAGCCGGACGCGATGAAGGCCGTGGTGGGCAAGGCTCACGCAGCCAACATCCCTGTCGTGGCACTGAACGGCGGACTCGACAGCTGGAAGGCCATGGGCGTCACTGCCTACTTCGGCCAAGACGAGAAGATCGCCGGGCAGCAGGCAGGTGAGCGGATGCTCAAGGAGGGCGCCAAGCACCCGATCTGCGTCATCCACGAGCAGGGCAACGTCGGCCTCGAGGACCGCTGTGCAGGGGTGAAGCAGAAGATCCCTGCAACGCAGCTGCTCTACGTCAACGGCAAGGCACCGGCGAGCATGCAGACCGCGATCACGTCCAAGCTGCAGCAGGACAAGGCCGTGGACTACGTCCTCACGCTCGGCGGACCGATTGCGCTGATCGCGGTGCAGTCCAAGGCGAGTGCGGCCAGCAAGGCGAAGGTGGTCACCTTCGACACCAGCGACCAGCTGATCGCGGCCATCAAGACCGGCACCGTGCAGTGGGCGGTCGACCAGCAGCCCTACCTCCAGGGTTACCTCGCCATCGACCAGCTGTGGCTCTTCAAGACCAACGGCAACACGGTGGGCGGCGGGCAGGCGGTGCTGACCGGCCCGGCGTTCATCGACAAGACCAACGTTGCGTCGGTCGAGAAGTTCGCCGCCAGCGGGCGGCGGTGA
- a CDS encoding TIM barrel protein, whose product MTASVMSRVAGAPISWGVSEVEGWGVQLPTETVLSAMYESGLTATELGPAGFLPTDPDQLKADLDKHSLRAVAQFVPVVLHDESTDPRPDVRTAIASLSAVGATTLVLAAATGGQGYDDRPAWTSAAWSRALGLLDDLAGLGREAGLDAVLHPHVGTMIENEAEVERVLDGCGIGLCLDTGHLLIGGADPVALARAHADRIRHVHLKDVRLDLAEQVRTGAVSYSDAVERGIYAPIGDGDVEINRIVKDLENQGYSGWYVLEQDTVLGSESANTATADVRTSLRALSRIAEGLEVRR is encoded by the coding sequence GTGACCGCATCAGTGATGAGCCGTGTCGCAGGTGCGCCGATCTCGTGGGGTGTGTCCGAGGTCGAGGGCTGGGGAGTCCAGCTGCCGACCGAGACTGTGCTCAGCGCAATGTACGAATCCGGTTTGACAGCAACGGAGCTCGGACCCGCAGGCTTCCTGCCAACAGATCCGGATCAGCTCAAGGCTGACCTCGACAAGCACAGCCTCCGAGCCGTCGCACAGTTCGTCCCGGTGGTCCTGCACGACGAGTCGACTGATCCGCGCCCGGATGTCCGTACGGCGATCGCGAGCCTGAGCGCGGTCGGCGCCACGACCCTCGTTCTCGCCGCGGCGACCGGCGGTCAGGGGTACGACGACCGCCCGGCCTGGACCTCCGCCGCCTGGTCCCGGGCGCTCGGCCTGCTGGACGATCTCGCTGGGCTTGGGCGGGAAGCCGGGCTCGATGCGGTGCTGCACCCCCATGTCGGCACGATGATCGAGAACGAGGCGGAGGTGGAGCGGGTGCTGGACGGCTGCGGCATCGGGCTGTGCCTCGACACCGGACATCTGCTGATCGGCGGGGCCGATCCTGTCGCCCTCGCCCGTGCGCACGCCGACCGGATCAGGCACGTACACCTCAAGGACGTCCGGCTCGACCTGGCGGAGCAGGTTCGGACCGGGGCCGTGTCCTACTCGGACGCCGTCGAGCGGGGGATCTACGCGCCGATCGGGGACGGTGATGTGGAGATCAATAGGATCGTGAAAGACCTTGAAAATCAAGGATATTCGGGTTGGTACGTCCTCGAGCAAGACACCGTCCTCGGGAGCGAGTCCGCGAACACGGCAACTGCTGATGTGCGGACCAGCCTTCGCGCCTTGAGTCGGATCGCCGAAGGTCTGGAGGTTCGGCGGTGA
- a CDS encoding Cgl0159 family (beta/alpha)8-fold protein yields MTTIPEVSDINEIRARDPERVARSWSDRAHRPLLGDDGRLLIVAADHPARNALGVRDKPMAMASRTDLLRRLLDALTVPGVDGVLGTPDVLEDLLLLGALEDKIVIGTMNRGGLQGASFEPDDRFTAYDAPTIDRLGLDGGKTLLRVCLEHAGTAETLESTGRAVAELAAHRRLAMIEPFFSEVEGDRLVNRLDAESVVRSVAIASGLGSTSAYTWLKLPVVDDMERVMDATTLPTLLLGGDPHGTPEETYASWRHALALPSVRGLVVGRALLYPPDGDVTAAVRTAVELVHGEVR; encoded by the coding sequence ATGACGACCATCCCGGAAGTAAGTGATATCAACGAGATTCGCGCCCGCGACCCTGAGCGCGTCGCTCGGAGCTGGTCCGATCGAGCGCACCGGCCCCTGCTGGGGGACGACGGCCGCCTGCTGATCGTGGCTGCCGATCACCCGGCGCGCAACGCGCTCGGTGTCCGCGACAAGCCGATGGCCATGGCGAGTCGGACCGATCTCCTGCGACGCCTGCTCGATGCGCTCACCGTGCCCGGCGTGGACGGCGTGCTGGGCACGCCTGACGTGCTGGAGGACCTGCTGCTGCTCGGTGCGCTCGAGGACAAGATCGTCATCGGCACGATGAATCGTGGTGGCCTGCAAGGGGCTTCGTTCGAGCCGGATGACCGATTCACGGCGTACGACGCTCCGACTATCGACCGACTGGGACTCGACGGGGGAAAGACGCTACTGCGCGTGTGCCTCGAGCACGCGGGGACGGCCGAGACGCTGGAGTCGACCGGGCGGGCTGTCGCCGAGCTCGCTGCACATCGACGGCTGGCCATGATCGAGCCGTTCTTCTCTGAGGTGGAGGGAGATCGACTCGTCAACCGGCTGGACGCCGAGTCGGTCGTCCGCTCGGTCGCGATCGCCAGTGGGCTCGGCTCGACGAGCGCCTACACCTGGCTCAAGCTGCCCGTTGTGGACGACATGGAGCGGGTGATGGACGCGACCACGCTGCCGACCCTGCTGCTGGGTGGTGACCCGCATGGAACGCCCGAGGAGACGTACGCCTCCTGGCGGCACGCCCTCGCGCTCCCGTCGGTCCGTGGTCTGGTGGTCGGACGAGCGCTGCTCTACCCGCCTGACGGCGACGTGACGGCAGCCGTACGCACCGCGGTCGAGCTCGTGCACGGGGAGGTGCGATGA
- a CDS encoding ABC transporter permease codes for MSAVSTPSAAAVDDRVAARSRSVRALRRPEIGALLGAVAVCVFFLIVASSFREVANVGTILYGAATIGIMAVPVALLMVGGEFDLSAGVAVTSAGLAAALLGWYFNFNVWVAVLLALLISLAIGWFNGTLLNRTGLPSFLVTLGTFFILQGVNLGMTRVVTGNVASKSISDMQGFESAQNVFAWEGSIGSVEIKAPIVYWLIITAVAAVVLLKTRFGNWIFAVGGDSDAARAVGVPVHGVRIVLYMFVGFCAWLSGMHLLFAFNTVQSGDGVGNEFIFIIAAVVGGCLLTGGYGSAIGASIGALIFSMTELGINYAGWNPDWFKTFLGAMLVLATLVNLWVKRKADAR; via the coding sequence GTGAGTGCCGTGAGTACGCCGTCAGCGGCGGCTGTCGACGATCGCGTCGCCGCGCGCTCGCGCTCGGTCCGCGCCCTGCGCCGTCCGGAGATCGGAGCCCTGCTCGGCGCAGTGGCGGTCTGTGTGTTCTTCCTGATCGTGGCGTCGTCGTTCCGCGAGGTCGCCAACGTGGGCACGATCCTCTACGGCGCTGCCACCATCGGGATCATGGCAGTGCCGGTGGCGCTGCTGATGGTGGGTGGTGAGTTCGACCTGTCGGCCGGCGTCGCGGTCACATCGGCTGGTCTCGCCGCTGCCCTGCTCGGGTGGTACTTCAACTTCAACGTGTGGGTGGCCGTGCTGCTCGCGCTGCTGATCTCGCTGGCCATTGGCTGGTTCAACGGCACCTTGCTCAACCGGACCGGATTGCCGTCATTTCTCGTGACACTGGGCACGTTCTTCATCCTGCAGGGCGTCAACCTCGGCATGACCAGAGTCGTGACCGGCAACGTCGCCTCCAAGAGCATCAGCGACATGCAGGGCTTCGAGTCGGCCCAGAACGTCTTCGCCTGGGAGGGCTCGATCGGATCGGTCGAGATCAAGGCACCGATCGTCTACTGGCTGATCATCACGGCTGTTGCTGCGGTGGTGCTGCTAAAGACGCGGTTCGGCAACTGGATCTTCGCCGTCGGCGGCGACTCGGACGCAGCCCGCGCGGTCGGCGTACCCGTGCACGGCGTGCGGATCGTGCTCTACATGTTCGTCGGGTTCTGTGCATGGTTGTCCGGGATGCACCTGCTCTTCGCGTTCAACACCGTGCAGTCCGGCGACGGCGTGGGCAACGAGTTCATCTTCATCATCGCCGCGGTGGTCGGTGGCTGTCTGCTGACCGGCGGGTACGGCTCGGCCATCGGCGCCTCGATCGGTGCGCTGATCTTCTCCATGACTGAGCTCGGCATCAACTACGCCGGCTGGAACCCTGACTGGTTCAAGACGTTCCTCGGGGCGATGCTGGTGCTCGCCACGCTGGTCAACCTGTGGGTCAAGAGGAAGGCGGACGCGCGATGA
- a CDS encoding ATP-binding cassette domain-containing protein — MSTTTDDTMPTHTEGPTTEIVKLVDVGKAYGNVSALREVNLSVQQGEVTCVLGDNGAGKSTLIKIMSGLHDYDAGQMFVGGELRHFGSPREALGAGIATVYQDLALAPLMSVWRNFFLGNEIRKGPLRLLDSKEMERVTGEELTRMGISIPDLDRPVASLSGGQRQCVAIARAIYFGAKVIILDEPTAALGVKQSGVVLKYIVRARDAGLGVVFITHNPHHAYLVGNHFMVLKLGRVSLDEERENLTLDQLTSEMAGGDELTELSHEIRQLNSADEDEDAE; from the coding sequence ATGAGCACCACGACGGACGACACGATGCCGACCCACACCGAGGGCCCGACCACCGAGATCGTCAAGCTGGTCGACGTCGGCAAGGCCTACGGCAACGTATCCGCGCTGCGCGAGGTCAACCTGTCGGTGCAGCAGGGCGAGGTCACTTGCGTGCTCGGCGACAACGGTGCCGGCAAGTCGACGCTGATCAAGATCATGTCCGGGTTGCACGACTACGACGCTGGCCAGATGTTCGTCGGTGGCGAGCTGCGGCACTTCGGCTCGCCTCGTGAAGCGCTGGGCGCCGGAATCGCGACCGTCTACCAGGACCTCGCGCTCGCGCCGCTGATGTCTGTGTGGCGGAACTTCTTCTTGGGCAACGAGATTCGCAAGGGTCCGTTGCGGTTGCTCGACAGCAAGGAGATGGAGCGAGTCACGGGTGAGGAGCTAACCCGGATGGGCATCAGCATCCCTGACCTGGACCGGCCAGTCGCCTCGCTCTCGGGCGGCCAGCGGCAGTGTGTGGCGATCGCGCGCGCGATCTACTTCGGCGCCAAGGTGATCATCCTGGATGAGCCGACCGCCGCTCTCGGTGTGAAGCAGTCGGGTGTGGTGCTGAAGTACATCGTCCGCGCGCGCGACGCCGGGCTGGGCGTCGTCTTCATCACGCACAACCCACACCACGCGTACCTCGTCGGCAACCACTTCATGGTGCTCAAGCTCGGTCGGGTCTCGCTCGATGAGGAGCGCGAGAACCTCACGCTGGACCAGCTCACCTCCGAGATGGCCGGCGGCGACGAGCTGACGGAGTTGAGCCACGAGATCCGTCAGCTGAACTCGGCGGACGAGGACGAGGACGCCGAGTAG
- the iolD gene encoding 3D-(3,5/4)-trihydroxycyclohexane-1,2-dione acylhydrolase (decyclizing) produces MKLTVGQAMVRFLGQQWTERDGERQRMFAGCLGIFGHGNVAGVGQALLQDERSGIPALPYVLARNEQAMVHTASAYARASNRLRMWACTASVGPGSTNMVTGAALATVNRVPVLLLPSGTFATRATGTVLQQLESPTAGDITVNDALRPVSRYFDRIQRPEQLPSALLEAMGVLTDPADTGAVTLALPQDVQAEAYDWPEDLFDERLWHIARAPAEGSQIAAAARLIRSAERPFVVVGGGVHYSGAEDALDALCRATGIAVGETQAGKGSLTHGHPQLLGAVGSTGTTAANAFARDADVVIGIGTRWSDFTTASRTAFQRRGVRFININVARFDAGKHAGLAVVGDAREAIVALTQQLDGYRTDTAYADRATREWTAWDEQVEQAYDPPAEVTERLGDGILSQGQVLGIVNETSAPEDVVVCAAGSMPGDLHKLWRVRDRGGYHVEYGYSCMGYEIPGGIGVRLAHPDRDVFVMVGDGSYLMMPTELVTAVQERVKVIVVLVQNHGFHSIGSLSESLGSQRFGTSYRYRSPDGTLDGDYLPVDLAANARSLGAHVVEVRSADELTAAVREAKAAPHDFGPFVIHVETDPLVAAPDSDSWWDVPVAEVSELETTRAAYEQYVDQKKGQRPLLRPGVDPAPREADSAH; encoded by the coding sequence ATGAAATTGACGGTGGGGCAGGCGATGGTCCGGTTCCTGGGCCAGCAGTGGACCGAGCGCGACGGGGAGCGGCAGCGGATGTTCGCCGGCTGCCTGGGCATCTTCGGGCACGGCAATGTCGCCGGTGTCGGTCAGGCGTTGCTGCAGGACGAACGCTCGGGCATCCCAGCGCTTCCTTACGTCCTCGCGCGCAACGAGCAGGCGATGGTGCACACGGCCAGCGCCTACGCGCGCGCGTCCAACCGCCTACGGATGTGGGCGTGCACCGCCTCGGTCGGCCCAGGCTCGACCAACATGGTCACGGGCGCGGCACTGGCGACGGTCAACCGAGTTCCGGTGCTGCTGCTGCCTTCTGGGACGTTCGCGACGCGTGCGACCGGCACCGTGCTGCAGCAGCTCGAGTCACCCACCGCGGGCGACATCACGGTCAATGACGCGCTGCGGCCGGTGTCGCGCTACTTCGATCGGATCCAGCGGCCGGAGCAGCTGCCGAGCGCGCTGCTCGAGGCGATGGGTGTCCTGACCGACCCGGCCGACACCGGAGCGGTCACCCTGGCGCTCCCGCAGGACGTCCAGGCGGAGGCGTACGACTGGCCTGAGGATCTCTTCGACGAGCGGCTCTGGCACATCGCCCGTGCGCCTGCGGAGGGGTCGCAGATTGCGGCGGCGGCGCGGCTGATCCGTTCTGCTGAGCGGCCGTTCGTTGTGGTCGGTGGGGGAGTGCACTACAGCGGCGCCGAGGATGCCCTCGACGCACTGTGCCGGGCGACGGGTATTGCGGTGGGTGAGACGCAGGCTGGCAAGGGCTCGCTGACGCATGGACATCCGCAGCTGCTGGGTGCCGTCGGATCGACTGGCACGACCGCAGCCAACGCCTTCGCGCGCGACGCCGACGTCGTGATCGGGATCGGGACGCGTTGGAGCGACTTCACCACTGCTTCGCGAACAGCGTTCCAGCGCAGGGGTGTTCGCTTCATCAACATCAACGTCGCTCGGTTCGACGCGGGCAAGCATGCTGGCCTCGCCGTGGTCGGCGACGCGCGCGAGGCGATCGTCGCGCTCACCCAGCAGCTCGATGGCTACCGCACCGATACGGCGTACGCCGACCGAGCGACCCGAGAGTGGACGGCCTGGGACGAGCAGGTGGAGCAGGCGTACGACCCACCGGCTGAGGTGACCGAGCGGCTCGGTGACGGCATCCTCAGTCAGGGCCAGGTGCTCGGCATCGTCAACGAGACGAGCGCGCCCGAGGACGTCGTCGTCTGTGCGGCCGGTTCGATGCCCGGCGACCTGCACAAGCTGTGGCGGGTCCGCGATCGCGGCGGCTATCACGTCGAGTACGGCTACTCCTGCATGGGATACGAGATCCCGGGTGGCATCGGTGTCCGTCTGGCACACCCCGACCGCGACGTGTTCGTCATGGTCGGGGACGGGTCGTACCTGATGATGCCGACCGAGCTGGTGACCGCGGTACAAGAGCGCGTCAAGGTGATTGTGGTGCTCGTGCAGAACCACGGCTTCCACTCGATCGGCTCGCTGTCAGAGTCGTTGGGATCACAGCGTTTTGGAACGTCCTACCGCTATCGGAGCCCGGACGGCACGCTCGACGGCGACTACCTGCCGGTCGACCTCGCTGCCAACGCGCGCAGCCTCGGTGCTCATGTCGTCGAGGTGCGCTCGGCGGACGAGCTGACGGCGGCCGTGCGCGAGGCCAAGGCGGCGCCGCACGACTTCGGCCCGTTCGTCATCCATGTGGAGACGGATCCGTTGGTCGCGGCACCGGACAGCGACTCCTGGTGGGACGTGCCGGTCGCGGAGGTGAGCGAACTCGAGACGACGCGCGCCGCGTACGAGCAGTATGTGGACCAGAAGAAGGGCCAGCGGCCCCTGCTGCGCCCCGGCGTGGATCCCGCACCGCGGGAAGCGGACTCGGCACACTGA
- a CDS encoding Gfo/Idh/MocA family protein, with protein sequence MRIGLAGVGRIGAFHARTLLGVPAVESLVVCDADQQAAAAVAKELDAEHVADVETLLRAGLDGFVIAAATPAHAPMLRLAIEAGVPTFCEKPVAHTLEETLELARLAATSEVPVHIGFQRRFDAGYRRVQEAIAGGELGFVHTIRANTHDQSPPHASYIPTSGGIFRDCNVHDYDAIRFVTGREVVTAYATGGNKGEAFFAEAGDVDTGAAVLTLDDGTMCLVSSTRYNGGGHDVRLEAMGSKATLTAGLDDSLAMRSAEPGETFPAGPPHQTFMDRFQPAYVAELTAFAEVAKGVTPSPCTVADALQAFRTAEACDVSRREGRVVQLAEVPDL encoded by the coding sequence ATGCGGATCGGTCTCGCCGGCGTGGGCCGGATCGGAGCCTTCCATGCACGGACCCTGCTGGGCGTGCCCGCGGTCGAGTCCTTGGTCGTCTGCGACGCCGACCAGCAGGCGGCCGCAGCGGTCGCCAAAGAGCTGGATGCGGAGCACGTGGCCGACGTCGAGACGCTGCTGCGAGCGGGGCTCGACGGCTTCGTCATCGCAGCCGCGACGCCCGCGCACGCACCGATGCTGCGCCTGGCCATCGAGGCAGGCGTCCCGACGTTCTGTGAGAAGCCGGTGGCGCACACGCTGGAGGAGACGCTCGAGCTGGCCAGGTTGGCGGCCACGTCCGAGGTCCCGGTGCACATCGGCTTCCAGCGCCGCTTCGACGCCGGCTACCGGCGCGTCCAGGAGGCGATCGCTGGAGGCGAGCTCGGCTTCGTCCACACGATCCGCGCCAACACTCACGACCAGAGCCCGCCGCATGCGTCGTACATCCCGACCAGCGGCGGCATCTTCCGCGACTGCAACGTGCACGACTACGACGCGATCCGCTTCGTGACGGGTCGCGAGGTGGTGACGGCGTACGCGACGGGCGGCAACAAAGGGGAGGCGTTCTTCGCCGAGGCAGGCGACGTCGACACGGGCGCCGCAGTGCTCACGCTCGACGACGGCACCATGTGCCTCGTGTCCTCGACCCGTTACAACGGCGGCGGTCATGACGTGCGGCTCGAGGCCATGGGCAGCAAGGCCACGCTGACTGCTGGTCTCGACGACTCACTCGCCATGCGTTCGGCTGAGCCGGGCGAGACGTTCCCGGCCGGACCGCCGCACCAGACGTTCATGGACCGGTTCCAGCCGGCGTACGTTGCCGAGCTGACTGCCTTCGCCGAGGTGGCCAAGGGCGTGACACCGTCACCGTGCACCGTGGCCGATGCCTTGCAGGCCTTCCGGACCGCCGAGGCCTGCGATGTGTCGCGACGGGAAGGTCGTGTCGTGCAGCTGGCGGAAGTGCCGGACCTGTGA
- the iolB gene encoding 5-deoxy-glucuronate isomerase → MTASGFDNDTWFLPLGSVAAEGFSVCAGPGRKDWEHTSLRIAELAPGGEVMVDLAGAEAIVVPLSGAVTVTLEGTGQTETVELAGRESVFAGPTDVAYAPPGGRLTLRTSTASRVAVCGARVSGEAAEGGLVRLDAGDVPVELRGAGQASREVRNFGTPEVLAAQRIIACEVLTPGGNWSSYPPHKHDEDRPGEESELEEIYYFELQSDDAPDGADPVGYQRVYGTEDRPIDVLAEVRTGDVVLVPHGWHGPATAPPGYDLYYLNVMAGPGAERAWLICDDPAHAWVRDTWNAQSMDPRLPFGGKKS, encoded by the coding sequence ATGACGGCGTCCGGCTTCGACAACGACACGTGGTTCTTGCCGCTGGGTTCCGTTGCAGCAGAAGGCTTCTCGGTGTGCGCTGGTCCCGGACGCAAGGACTGGGAGCACACCAGCCTTCGGATCGCCGAGCTCGCACCAGGCGGTGAGGTGATGGTGGACCTGGCCGGGGCTGAGGCCATCGTCGTGCCGCTGTCCGGTGCTGTCACCGTCACGCTCGAGGGGACGGGCCAGACCGAGACTGTGGAGCTCGCCGGCCGGGAGTCGGTGTTCGCCGGCCCGACCGACGTCGCCTACGCGCCGCCTGGTGGGCGGCTCACCCTGCGCACTTCTACGGCTTCCCGGGTCGCCGTGTGTGGCGCTCGCGTATCTGGCGAGGCCGCCGAAGGCGGGCTGGTCCGGTTGGATGCGGGCGACGTACCGGTGGAGCTGCGCGGCGCCGGCCAGGCGAGCCGTGAGGTCCGCAACTTCGGTACGCCGGAGGTACTGGCCGCTCAGCGCATCATCGCGTGCGAGGTCCTCACGCCAGGCGGCAACTGGAGCTCCTATCCACCGCACAAGCATGACGAGGATCGACCCGGCGAGGAGTCCGAGCTGGAGGAGATCTACTACTTCGAGCTGCAGAGCGATGACGCGCCTGACGGCGCGGATCCCGTTGGCTACCAACGCGTCTACGGCACCGAGGACCGTCCGATCGACGTGCTGGCGGAGGTGCGCACGGGCGACGTCGTGCTCGTACCGCACGGCTGGCACGGTCCGGCCACTGCGCCCCCTGGTTACGACCTCTACTACCTCAATGTGATGGCTGGCCCCGGCGCTGAACGAGCCTGGCTGATCTGTGACGACCCGGCGCACGCATGGGTCCGCGACACCTGGAACGCTCAGTCGATGGATCCGCGGCTGCCGTTCGGAGGCAAGAAGTCATGA
- the iolC gene encoding 5-dehydro-2-deoxygluconokinase — protein sequence MTAGYDLITMGRVGVDIYPLQHRVPLEEVRTFEKFLGGSATNVAVAAARHGRRTAVITRTGDDAFGRYVHSELRRLGVDDEFVGAVNGPPTPVTFCEVFPPDDFPLYFYRYPTAPDLLIEPNTLPDNEIRDAMVFWCTVTGLSQEPSRAAHFAAWETRERHTHTVLDLDYRPMFWADPAEARNQVDAALEHVTIAVGNREECEVATGETDPDRAADALLARGLALAVVKRGPDGVLAATADERVSLPAFPVEVLNGLGAGDAFGGALCHGLLSQWPLQRMMTFANVAGAIVASRLECSTAMPTTAEVDVALEQGRVV from the coding sequence GTGACGGCGGGCTACGACCTGATCACGATGGGCCGGGTCGGCGTCGACATCTATCCGCTCCAGCACCGGGTTCCGTTGGAGGAGGTGCGCACCTTCGAGAAGTTCCTCGGCGGCAGCGCGACCAACGTGGCCGTCGCGGCTGCGCGTCACGGACGGCGTACGGCCGTGATCACGCGGACCGGTGACGATGCGTTCGGGCGCTACGTGCACTCCGAGCTGCGAAGGCTCGGGGTCGACGACGAGTTCGTCGGCGCAGTGAACGGCCCGCCGACTCCCGTGACGTTCTGCGAGGTCTTCCCTCCGGACGACTTTCCCCTCTACTTCTATCGCTATCCGACCGCGCCCGATCTGTTGATCGAGCCGAACACGTTGCCGGACAACGAAATCCGGGACGCGATGGTCTTCTGGTGCACGGTGACGGGGCTGAGCCAGGAGCCGAGCCGCGCAGCGCACTTTGCGGCCTGGGAGACCCGAGAGCGGCATACCCACACGGTGCTGGACCTCGACTACCGGCCGATGTTCTGGGCTGACCCTGCCGAGGCCCGCAACCAGGTCGACGCAGCGCTGGAGCACGTGACGATCGCGGTCGGCAACCGCGAGGAGTGCGAGGTCGCCACAGGAGAGACCGATCCGGACCGCGCGGCCGATGCGCTCCTCGCGCGTGGGCTCGCGCTGGCAGTCGTCAAGCGCGGCCCGGACGGTGTGCTCGCGGCGACGGCCGACGAGCGGGTCAGTCTGCCGGCGTTTCCGGTCGAGGTGCTCAACGGTCTGGGCGCGGGTGACGCCTTCGGTGGCGCGCTGTGCCACGGGCTGCTGTCGCAGTGGCCGCTGCAACGGATGATGACGTTCGCCAACGTCGCCGGGGCGATCGTGGCGTCGCGCCTGGAGTGCTCCACGGCGATGCCCACCACGGCCGAGGTCGACGTGGCGCTCGAGCAAGGACGTGTTGTATGA
- a CDS encoding GntR family transcriptional regulator — protein sequence MVEPVPVSLERASPVPLYHQLAEQLREAVTSGRLQPGDAFENELALAARLGLSRPTVRRAIQELVAQGLLLRRRGLGTTVANRQIHRRAELTSLYDDLARDGATPTTRVLELRTTTDERAAQALGVPAGSSLVAITRLRLAGEQPFAVLRNWLPPTLGEVTQDELEGEGLYALLRARGVRPVVAHQTIGARRPTAPERRRLGLRASDPVLTMSRAAFDADGNPVEFGDHIYRADSYTIDVTIDER from the coding sequence GTGGTCGAGCCTGTGCCTGTTTCCCTGGAGCGCGCCTCCCCCGTGCCGCTCTACCACCAGCTCGCCGAGCAGCTGCGCGAGGCGGTCACCTCGGGTCGGTTGCAGCCCGGCGACGCCTTCGAGAACGAGCTGGCGCTGGCCGCCCGGCTCGGCCTGTCCAGGCCGACCGTGCGACGCGCCATCCAAGAGCTCGTCGCGCAGGGGCTGCTGCTGCGTCGGCGCGGGCTCGGCACCACCGTCGCCAACCGGCAGATCCATCGCCGTGCCGAGCTGACGAGCCTGTACGACGACCTCGCCCGCGACGGGGCGACGCCGACGACCCGCGTGCTCGAGCTGCGGACGACGACTGACGAGCGCGCGGCCCAGGCGCTCGGCGTACCGGCTGGCTCCTCGCTCGTGGCCATCACCCGCTTACGGCTGGCCGGCGAGCAGCCCTTTGCCGTGCTGCGCAACTGGCTGCCGCCCACCCTCGGCGAAGTGACCCAGGACGAGCTCGAGGGCGAGGGGTTGTACGCCCTGCTGCGGGCGCGCGGCGTACGGCCCGTCGTGGCCCACCAGACGATCGGCGCGCGACGACCGACCGCGCCCGAGCGACGCCGGCTCGGGCTGCGCGCCTCGGACCCCGTGCTGACGATGTCGCGCGCAGCCTTCGACGCCGACGGCAACCCGGTGGAGTTCGGCGACCACATCTATCGCGCCGACTCCTACACGATCGACGTCACCATCGACGAGCGCTGA